In the Bordetella genomosp. 10 genome, one interval contains:
- a CDS encoding RHS repeat-associated core domain-containing protein, with amino-acid sequence MASSSVCSGTPTIRVRDNRGLDVRTLRYNRVAPGDVASQCVERDAFNPLGQPESSQDARFFAQGGASPTLNFRYTPALSGRMLQTLGADAGQAQAFHDIDGRPVWQRDARGTVQQFTRDALGRPVSRTEALAGQAPAVRERWVYGDAALPAAGYAATDETDPRNLNQRGQVVQHYDTAGLLDTRAAGYTVQGAAQRQDRTLLPPETSSDWSGASAADWQAGLTGLPAYCTAWTYNALGRVLRQTDARGHVQRRAYDVAGRKSAGWVQLQGQAEERGVTAAITYAAGGEIETKADANGIATAYTYEPQLTGRVLGIKVSRKQGAIATVLQDLAYTYDPVGNVVGMTDNAAQAACFKNQATTAARAYTYDALYRLLSASGRENAVASGSPDTDNPGPDPVNYRNYSRSYAYDLGGNLIRITPGNGLPNRIMTVALASNRAVSNASATGATPANVHATYFDAAGNANCLDGNMRQPMRWSGLNQLGCLVTVQRSATDPAQNDRESYAYDGGGRRVRKTGFAKASGAWNQADVIYLPGLEIRQQSAGEQLEVMVLDDGARVLNWTAGKPGDIGNRQIRYRYSDRQNSCQIETDDTGAVITQEEYYPYGGTAVWAVASTSEAKYKTIRYSGKERDAAGLYYYGLRYYQPWIGRWINPDPGGAVDGKNLYCMVRNNPVSLRDGNGLASDDVAIHKRPTELLAERILSSYDENTEKLPRNLLHIWVGPKVLPDLFVSNLNGFIHFYSEKGFQSFLFTDSSTGPTRLNRLKARWKSKESLDPRIQIIDIHRSPELEEFRSEEAYADLYSRYKFAIKNKRFAQAADIFRIYALYKFGGVYADVDDTAIGIVDVDVPRFGIFTTWPVYPPGIEEKVINNTPIIAVPRHPVLHEMIGRLSRADLSSKDSEDVLRTTGPFLFTSVLREAYPFLKRTASGGHRERMGLSENEVSDKILHGALVRARAEIMRAGKYVSIGSNGSWKKKGA; translated from the coding sequence ATGGCGTCGAGTTCCGTTTGCTCTGGTACCCCGACTATTCGCGTTCGCGACAACCGCGGCCTCGATGTGCGCACGCTGCGCTATAACCGCGTCGCGCCGGGGGACGTCGCCAGCCAGTGCGTCGAACGCGATGCCTTCAATCCCCTGGGCCAGCCCGAGTCCTCGCAGGATGCCCGCTTCTTTGCCCAAGGCGGCGCCTCGCCCACGCTCAATTTCCGATATACCCCGGCGCTATCGGGCCGGATGCTGCAAACGCTGGGCGCCGACGCCGGCCAGGCGCAGGCCTTCCACGATATCGACGGCCGTCCCGTCTGGCAACGCGATGCCCGCGGCACGGTCCAACAATTCACCCGCGACGCCCTGGGCCGGCCCGTGTCGCGCACCGAGGCGCTGGCCGGACAAGCGCCCGCCGTGCGCGAGCGCTGGGTTTACGGAGATGCCGCGTTGCCCGCGGCCGGCTATGCCGCGACCGACGAGACCGATCCGCGCAACCTGAACCAGCGCGGCCAGGTCGTCCAGCACTACGACACGGCGGGCCTGCTCGATACCCGCGCGGCCGGCTACACGGTGCAGGGCGCGGCCCAGCGGCAAGACCGCACCTTGCTGCCGCCGGAAACTTCCAGCGATTGGAGCGGCGCGTCGGCGGCGGACTGGCAGGCCGGCCTGACAGGCCTGCCGGCCTATTGCACCGCCTGGACCTACAACGCCTTGGGTCGGGTCCTGCGGCAGACCGACGCGCGGGGCCACGTCCAGCGCCGCGCCTACGACGTCGCCGGGCGCAAGAGCGCGGGCTGGGTCCAGCTCCAGGGCCAGGCCGAGGAAAGAGGCGTCACCGCCGCGATCACCTACGCCGCGGGCGGCGAGATCGAGACCAAGGCCGATGCCAACGGCATTGCCACCGCCTACACGTACGAACCTCAGCTTACCGGGCGGGTGCTCGGGATCAAGGTCAGCCGCAAGCAGGGCGCGATCGCGACGGTGCTGCAGGACTTGGCCTACACCTACGATCCCGTGGGCAACGTCGTCGGCATGACCGACAACGCCGCGCAGGCCGCCTGCTTCAAGAATCAGGCCACGACGGCCGCGCGCGCGTACACCTACGACGCGCTCTATCGGCTCTTGAGCGCCAGTGGGCGTGAAAACGCGGTCGCCAGCGGATCGCCGGATACCGACAACCCCGGGCCGGATCCGGTGAACTATCGCAATTACAGCCGTAGCTACGCCTATGACCTGGGCGGCAACCTGATACGGATTACCCCGGGCAACGGTTTGCCCAATCGCATCATGACCGTGGCGCTCGCCAGCAATCGCGCCGTCAGCAATGCCTCCGCCACGGGCGCGACGCCGGCGAACGTGCATGCGACCTATTTCGATGCGGCCGGTAACGCGAACTGCCTGGATGGCAACATGCGGCAGCCGATGCGTTGGAGCGGGCTGAACCAGCTCGGTTGCCTGGTGACGGTCCAACGTAGCGCCACGGACCCGGCGCAGAACGACCGCGAGAGTTATGCCTACGATGGCGGCGGCCGGCGCGTACGCAAGACCGGATTCGCCAAGGCGAGCGGCGCCTGGAATCAAGCCGACGTCATCTACCTGCCCGGGCTGGAAATCCGTCAACAGAGCGCGGGCGAGCAGTTGGAAGTCATGGTGCTCGACGACGGCGCGCGGGTGTTGAACTGGACCGCTGGAAAGCCAGGCGACATCGGCAACCGGCAGATTCGCTACCGGTATAGCGATCGGCAGAACTCGTGCCAGATCGAGACCGACGACACCGGGGCGGTCATCACTCAGGAGGAGTACTACCCCTATGGCGGCACCGCCGTATGGGCGGTCGCGTCCACCAGCGAGGCCAAATACAAGACCATTCGGTATTCGGGCAAGGAACGCGACGCGGCGGGCCTCTATTACTACGGGCTGCGCTATTACCAGCCATGGATCGGGCGCTGGATCAATCCCGACCCGGGCGGCGCCGTCGACGGGAAAAATCTCTACTGCATGGTGCGGAACAACCCGGTTTCCTTAAGGGATGGCAACGGGCTGGCCAGCGATGACGTCGCTATCCATAAGCGTCCGACGGAACTTCTCGCGGAAAGAATACTCTCCTCGTATGACGAAAATACAGAAAAGTTGCCCAGGAATCTGCTGCATATCTGGGTGGGGCCCAAGGTGTTGCCCGACCTTTTTGTCTCCAATCTCAATGGGTTTATACATTTTTACTCGGAGAAGGGTTTCCAGTCTTTTCTCTTTACGGACAGCTCCACAGGCCCGACTCGTTTGAATCGGCTGAAGGCACGCTGGAAATCGAAAGAGTCGCTAGACCCACGGATTCAGATTATCGATATTCACAGGTCCCCTGAGCTGGAGGAGTTCAGATCAGAGGAGGCCTATGCGGATTTATATTCAAGATATAAATTCGCCATAAAAAACAAGCGATTTGCCCAGGCTGCCGATATTTTCAGAATTTATGCCTTGTATAAATTTGGCGGTGTCTATGCTGATGTGGATGATACGGCCATTGGAATAGTGGATGTCGATGTGCCAAGATTTGGAATTTTTACTACGTGGCCCGTATATCCGCCTGGCATTGAAGAAAAAGTAATCAACAATACCCCCATCATTGCCGTCCCTCGCCATCCCGTGCTTCACGAAATGATAGGAAGATTGTCGCGCGCGGATCTTAGTAGCAAGGATTCCGAAGACGTGCTCAGGACGACGGGTCCTTTTCTATTCACCAGCGTTCTGAGGGAGGCCTATCCCTTCCTGAAGCGCACTGCCTCCGGTGGGCACAGAGAACGGATGGGACTCTCCGAGAACGAGGTCAGCGATAAAATTTTGCACGGAGCGCTGGTGCGGGCGAGAGCGGAAATAATGAGGGCAGGCAAATACGTTTCCATTGGCAGTAATGGAAGCTGGAAGAAAAAAGGCGCGTGA